Proteins encoded in a region of the Nocardia asteroides genome:
- a CDS encoding helix-turn-helix domain-containing protein has translation MVGTKSDPSRTTLPRRQLGRALRDARQANGYTLEQVAEVLEISRSSLGRLELGQNEKVKVRDIEFVCQYYGLPEERTEYLKSLAERAQAKPWWEDFRDLVRPGFNTYLQLEAVATGFRFFQSLVMPGLLQTADYARVAVSSPPRMTPEEVERRVALRMQRQKILTRQHKPLPAEFLLHETVLRTAVVSERDMSSQLRHVADMGTRDNVSIRIVPFTAGLPAGIALPPYIILDMPHDEPSVVYCEGAIGTMIFEDRMDVERYQAFYEDVRHSALGEQASRDLLRTMARRYEQ, from the coding sequence ATGGTGGGTACCAAGTCGGACCCCAGCCGGACGACGCTCCCGCGTCGCCAGCTGGGCCGCGCGCTGCGCGACGCGCGCCAGGCCAACGGCTACACGCTCGAGCAGGTAGCCGAGGTCCTGGAGATCAGCCGATCTTCGCTCGGACGGCTGGAACTGGGGCAGAACGAGAAGGTGAAGGTTCGGGATATCGAGTTCGTCTGCCAGTACTACGGGTTACCGGAGGAGCGGACCGAGTACCTGAAGTCGCTTGCCGAGCGGGCTCAGGCGAAACCGTGGTGGGAAGATTTTCGAGACCTGGTTCGACCGGGGTTCAATACATACCTTCAACTGGAAGCCGTGGCTACCGGATTCCGCTTCTTCCAATCACTGGTGATGCCAGGGCTTCTACAAACTGCGGACTACGCACGGGTGGCGGTGTCGTCTCCTCCGCGCATGACACCGGAAGAGGTCGAGCGACGCGTCGCATTGCGGATGCAGAGGCAGAAGATCCTGACGCGTCAACACAAGCCGTTGCCCGCCGAGTTTCTACTGCACGAGACGGTGTTGCGTACTGCTGTCGTATCCGAACGTGACATGTCTTCTCAGCTTCGCCATGTGGCCGACATGGGGACACGGGACAATGTGTCGATCCGAATCGTCCCATTCACTGCTGGGCTACCGGCCGGTATTGCTCTGCCGCCCTACATCATCCTCGACATGCCTCATGACGAGCCATCTGTCGTGTACTGCGAAGGCGCGATAGGGACAATGATTTTCGAGGATCGTATGGATGTGGAGCGGTATCAAGCCTTCTACGAGGATGTGCGGCACAGCGCACTAGGGGAACAGGCATCGCGAGACTTGCTGAGGACTATGGCACGGAGGTACGAACAGTGA
- a CDS encoding DUF397 domain-containing protein, with product MTIGTFGVHWFKSQHSQEEACVEVAWLDAGRVGVRDSKNSTGPALVFTPGGWDAFTACVRDGVFTLLP from the coding sequence GTGACCATCGGGACTTTCGGCGTCCACTGGTTCAAATCGCAACACAGTCAGGAGGAAGCATGTGTGGAAGTTGCGTGGCTCGACGCAGGTAGGGTCGGTGTCCGTGATTCAAAAAACTCGACCGGTCCGGCGTTGGTCTTCACGCCGGGCGGATGGGATGCCTTCACCGCGTGTGTCAGAGATGGTGTGTTCACACTGTTGCCCTGA